A window of Diabrotica virgifera virgifera chromosome 9, PGI_DIABVI_V3a contains these coding sequences:
- the LOC126891673 gene encoding zinc finger protein 595-like: protein MFCPPGLKVLVDGVVSMLCYCSIAGDIGGSRFRESSHEVKGCPVKIIVCPENPNNNVCLKMNGLESDTEEIIIVVYDDYETSTNEDNNWSCIDDIPLPTNIEKILDDPEVLFINFDGDNLEDDDDQNLIKWEDDSPEVLQEESVDCKREEQKECEETIEEGLQEESVDCKQEEQEECEEAIEDYKEFEEEGDFDQPEHIYIDGGLLYVEPIYKSERTSSASELALCSVCGKRVKIRSMSKHMAFHGKHSCDICSKSFKTFEEFEKHKLEHLENDHACTRCNMKFNDTLEYVYHCYKHDHVYSCVICSFTTHNKSSIKGHILRHEKKYTHYCDICGKGFLGKTLLDSHKEVHLDIKRYSCSICDKKFAVKRYLQSHVNLNHRKELYGDDQLFQCEVCGREFTFLKSLLRHQSIIHHIGEDRTVECPVCHKMIANAYNLKMHMRIHTGEKNFCCDLCGKAFSAHKYWKKHKQLHEMQSSKDPGDIEKIEDLVDFGALSDMDDLEIDHADFIMDIEQLD from the exons ATGTTCTGTCCACCAGGCCTGAAGGTGTTAGTTGATGGTGTGGTGTCTATGCTATGTTACTGCAGCATCGCCGGCGATATTGGGGGCTCCAGGTTCAGGGAGTCCTCCCACGAGGTGAAGGGTTGTCCGGTGAAGATTATTGTTTGTCCAGAAAACCCAAATAATAACGTCTGTTTGAAAAT GAACGGTTTAGAATCAGATACAGAAGAAATTATAATAGTTGTATACGACGATTATGAAACTAGTACGAACGAAGATAATAATTGGTCGTGTATAGACGATATACCTTTACCAAcgaatattgaaaaaatacttgATGATCCCGAAGTTTTATTCATAAATTTTGATGGTGACAATCTAGAAGACGATGATGATCAAAACCTAATCAAATGGGAGGATGACAGTCCAGAAGTACTTCAAGAGGAATCTGTTGACTGTAAACGGGAAGAACAGAAGGAATGTGAAGAGACCATAGAAGAAGGACTTCAAGAGGAATCTGTTGACTGTAAACAGGAAGAACAGGAGGAATGTGAAGAGGCCATAGAAGACTATAAGGAATTTGAGGAAGAAGGCGACTTTGACCAGCCGGAACATATTTATATCGATGGAGGTCTCCTATATGTAGAACCAATTTATAAATCAGAACGAACAAGTTCTGCTTCTGAACTGGCTCTGTGTAGTGTTTGTGGCAAACGCGTCAAAATCAGAAGTATGTCCAAACACATGGCCTTCCATGGAAAACACAGTTGTGATATTTGCTCAAAATCGTTCAAAACTTTCGAAGAATTTGAAAAACACAAACTGGAACATTTGGAAAATGATCATGCTTGTACCAGATGTAACATGAAGTTCAATGATACTCTAGAATATGTCTACCATTGCTATAAACACGACCATGTGTATAGTTGTGTGATATGTTCGTTTACAACTCATAACAAGTCTTCTATTAAGGGTCATATTCTGCGCCACGAAAAGAAATACACTCATTACTGCGACATTTGTGGAAAAGGGTTTTTGGGCAAGACCTTGCTAGATTCCCACAAAGAAGTTCATCTGGATATCAAGAGGTACAGCTGTAGTATATGCGACAAAAAATTCGCCGTGAAGAGATACCTTCAATCACACGTAAACCTTAACCATCGGAAAGAGCTCTACGGAGACGACCAGCTCTTCCAATGTGAGGTTTGCGGAAGAGAGTTTACTTTCTTGAAGAGTCTTCTTCGTCACCAAAGCATCATCCATCACATAGGCGAAGATCGTACCGTGGAGTGCCCTGTCTGTCACAAGATGATTGCTAACGCTTATAATCTTAAGATGCACATGAGGATTCATACAGGGGAGAAAAATTTCTGTTGTGATCTTTGCGGGAAAGCTTTTTCGGCCCATAAGTACTGGAAGAAGCATAAGCAGCTCCACGAGATGCAGAGTTCGAAAGATCCAGGCGATATTGAAAAGATCGAGGATTTGGTGGATTTCGGTGCTCTTTCAGATATGGATGATTTGGAAATCGATCATGCTGACTTTATCATGGACATTGAACAGTTAGACTAA
- the LOC114325065 gene encoding zinc finger protein 287-like, whose amino-acid sequence MFDHRKLFHEDMEEKFSKEDDEKYSYDPILECYTCNNCSAEFQTKEEVTKHIETHEETYDCLECQISISGALNFSAHMQQHRTDRFFPCPMCTHTASRKSAMLTHITRMHFRKYDFQCRTCGKCFNDATTFKEHENYHLGVKPFSCIVCSREFIYSRYLVAHQIRNHRVRVLDKDSKTQCHMCPKMYARSETLVKHVLTKHLTFHEGPHEKKHLCDVCGQGFSRTDKLKIHYRKHTGEKPYSCVYCSKSFIKKDYLIMHERIHNGEKPYVCDHCGRSFNQGAPLRIHLRSHTGERPYKCPHCSTGCVSKGSLNAHIRSCLNSAM is encoded by the coding sequence ATGTTCGACCATAGGAAGTTGTTCCACGAAGACATGGAGGAGAAGTTTAGTAAAGAAGACGACGAAAAGTATTCTTACGACCCAATACTCGAATGCTACACTTGCAACAACTGTTCGGCGGAGTTTCAGACGAAGGAGGAAGTGACGAAGCATATTGAAACTCACGAAGAGACTTACGATTGTCTTGAGTGTCAAATAAGTATTTCAGGTGCCTTGAACTTCTCCGCCCATATGCAGCAACATAGGACAGACAGGTTCTTTCCTTGTCCGATGTGCACCCACACTGCGAGTAGAAAGTCTGCGATGCTGACCCATATAACTCGCATGCATTTTAGGAAATACGACTTCCAATGTCGCACATGCGGCAAATGCTTCAACGATGCAACTACTTTTAAAGAACACGAGAATTACCACTTGGGGGTGAAACCTTTCTCGTGCATAGTCTGCAGTAGGGAGTTCATATACTCTCGGTACCTTGTGGCGCATCAAATCCGTAATCATAGAGTGAGGGTTCTGGATAAAGACTCCAAGACTCAATGTCACATGTGCCCTAAAATGTACGCTAGAAGTGAGACCTTGGTTAAGCACGTGCTAACCAAGCATCTTACCTTTCACGAAGGTCCACACGAGAAGAAGCATTTGTGTGACGTGTGCGGTCAAGGCTTCTCCAGAACAGACAAGCTGAAGATACATTACCGCAAGCATACAGGAGAGAAACCATATTCCTGCGTGTACTGCAGCAAGAGCTTTATTAAGAAAGATTATCTAATCATGCACGAAAGAATACATAATGGTGAAAAGCCGTATGTTTGTGATCATTGCGGAAGGTCGTTTAATCAAGGAGCTCCTTTGAGGATTCACTTGAGATCGCATACGGGCGAGAGGCCCTATAAGTGCCCTCATTGTAGCACCGGGTGCGTTTCGAAGGGATCGCTTAACGCGCATATTAGAAGCTGCTTGAATTCCGCAATGTAA
- the LOC126891674 gene encoding zinc finger protein 664-like: MCIIQSKSFVFLQCSLLASDSPIPNVLEGFLDSFIPLTLAMNNASGHSFKDEKLTHARIFPEVEVEVKVEEEDFVFNEGGVPSPPRKLRFSDSPFGNITIKEEEDGDESFEDNSDEEYTPPGYKKKKGRLPKEKSPPKEKRERVKRQEHKIWTCRRCLEEFISRRELTDHTKTYHPEEKKDVHTYKFDEEQDIYTCSTCSAEYQSKKEVEEHISKIHEEFYTCEVCKQTSTKAYNFAVHMQIHSSDAMYTCPLCSYNTPRRTCLQTHINRVHYHKFYYTCSTCGKGFNDSVIFKEHNNEHLGIKPFICVVCNKCFVYSRYMLIHQTRYHTVHIEGTLHKTQCSICLKVFSKIATLLKHITTKHNANPADKVEKRHLCDMCGKGFGTSDKLKIHYRIHTGDKPFGCHYCEKRFTKKDYLIMHERVHTGEKPYPCEYCGKCFNQAASLRIHVRGHTGERPYICQLCNGGYISRGSLNLHLKICSGMAIM, translated from the exons ATGTGTATTATTCAAAGCAAAAGTTTTGTATTCCTTCAATGCAGTCTTCTTGCTTCTGATTCACCGATTCCCAACGTCTTGGAAGGTTTCCTTGACAGCTTTATTCCGTTGACTCTTGCGATGAATAACGCATCAGGACACTCTTTTAAAGACGAAAAGCTCACCCATGCTAG GATTTTTCCCGAGGTGGAAGTGGaggtaaaagtagaagaagaagattttgtCTTCAACGAGGGAGGCGTCCCGTCTCCTCCAAGGAAGTTACGATTCAGTGATTCACCGTTCGGTAACATAACgatcaaagaagaagaagacggaGACGAATCCTTCGAAGACAACAGCGATGAAGAATACACACCTCCGggatacaaaaagaaaaaaggtAGACTTCCCAAAGAAAAATCACCGCCGAAAGAAAAACGAGAAAGAGTCAAAAGACAAGAACACAAAATCTGGACGTGCAGGAGGTGTCTGGAGGAGTTTATCTCCAGGCGGGAGCTCACCGATCACACGAAGACGTACCACCCTGAAGAAAAGAAAGATGTACATACCTATAAATTCGACGAAGAACAAGACATTTACACTTGTTCTACGTGTTCAGCAGAGTACCAAAGTAAAAAAGAAGTGGAAGAGCATATTTCGAAAATCCATGAAGAGTTCTACACTTGCGAAGTGTGCAAGCAAACATCAACTAAAGCGTACAATTTTGCTGTGCACATGCAGATCCACAGTTCTGATGCTATGTACACTTGCCCCTTATGCAGCTATAACACACCTAGAAGAACATGTTTACAAACTCACATAAACAGGGTCCACTATCATAAGTTCTATTACACCTGCTCGACCTGTGGGAAGGGTTTCAATGACTCGGTCATCTTCAAAGAACACAACAACGAACATCTAGGAATTAAGCCTTTTATTTGCGTAGTTTGCAATAAGTGCTTTGTTTATTCTAGGTACATGCTTATCCACCAAACGAGGTACCATACGGTGCATATCGAAGGTACCTTGCACAAGACTCAGTGCAGTATATGCTTGAAGGTCTTTAGTAAAATCGCCACGCTTTTAAAACACATCACTACGAAACATAATGCAAATCCGGCTGATAAGGTGGAGAAACGTCATCTATGTGATATGTGCGGGAAGGGTTTTGGTACGTCAGATAAACTCAAAATCCACTATAGAATACATACTGGCGACAAGCCTTTTGGTTGTCATTACTGCGAAAAGAGGTTCACCAAAAAAGACTATCTCATCATGCACGAAAGAGTCCACACAGGTGAAAAACCATACCCTTGTGAGTATTGTGGAAAATGCTTTAATCAGGCAGCTTCTTTGAGGATCCATGTAAGGGGGCACACTGGCGAGAGGCCGTATATCTGCCAGTTGTGTAACGGGGGGTATATTTCAAGGGGATCTCTCAATTTACATTTGAAAATTTGTAGTGGTATGGCTATCATGTAG